One Desulfovibrio fairfieldensis genomic window carries:
- a CDS encoding efflux RND transporter periplasmic adaptor subunit, which yields MKLKTAGGKRLLGMALAVAVLAVGLGLWTSGTSRPDIIYLSDAARRSAVRHVVNATGEVKAAQLVTVGAQVSGQIVKIHVQVGQMVNKGELIAEINATTQQNQLETDKALLQSYQERLESKKISRRIAERQYRREKALRAREAASQEDLESAETAWALARAEVAELEALVRQTELAVNTDMENLGYTRITAPLAGTVVSVPVEEGQTVNAAQSTPTIAQIADLGRMEICLEISEGDIPAVRPGMAVSYTILGEPDVSAHAVLTSIDPGLTTLSDGTYESSSSSSTGSASSSSSSSGTAVYYYGKALVDNGDARLRIGMTVQAVIVTAEKADALTVPLLAVEDGPEGKIVQVLADNGGTEARRVVTGLSDGVRMEIVDGLREGEKVVAGRVTREEMDARTELKGPGPGGPH from the coding sequence GTGAAGCTCAAAACAGCGGGTGGAAAACGGCTTCTGGGCATGGCTCTGGCAGTCGCGGTTCTGGCCGTGGGCCTGGGCTTATGGACAAGCGGCACCTCGCGTCCGGATATAATCTATCTGAGTGATGCGGCCCGCAGAAGCGCCGTGCGTCACGTCGTCAACGCCACGGGAGAGGTCAAGGCGGCCCAGCTGGTCACGGTGGGCGCACAGGTTTCCGGGCAGATCGTCAAAATCCATGTCCAGGTGGGACAGATGGTGAACAAAGGCGAACTGATCGCCGAAATCAACGCCACCACGCAACAGAACCAGCTGGAGACGGACAAGGCCCTGCTGCAATCCTATCAGGAGCGCCTGGAATCCAAAAAGATCAGCCGCCGCATCGCCGAGCGGCAGTACCGGCGCGAAAAGGCCCTGCGCGCCCGCGAGGCCGCCTCGCAGGAAGATCTGGAAAGCGCGGAAACCGCCTGGGCCCTTGCCAGGGCCGAAGTGGCGGAACTGGAAGCCCTGGTACGCCAGACGGAACTGGCCGTGAACACGGACATGGAAAATCTGGGTTATACCAGAATCACCGCGCCTCTGGCCGGTACGGTGGTGTCGGTTCCCGTGGAGGAAGGACAGACGGTCAACGCCGCGCAGTCCACCCCTACCATTGCCCAGATCGCCGATCTCGGCAGGATGGAGATCTGCCTTGAGATTTCCGAGGGCGACATTCCGGCGGTGCGGCCCGGCATGGCCGTGTCCTACACCATCCTGGGCGAGCCGGACGTGTCGGCTCATGCCGTTCTTACGTCCATTGATCCGGGTCTGACCACCCTGTCGGACGGCACCTACGAGAGTTCCTCGTCTTCCTCGACCGGGTCCGCATCTTCCTCGTCCTCCTCATCCGGCACGGCCGTGTATTATTACGGCAAGGCCCTGGTGGACAATGGCGACGCCCGCCTGCGCATCGGCATGACCGTGCAGGCCGTCATCGTCACGGCGGAAAAGGCGGACGCACTGACCGTGCCGCTGCTGGCGGTCGAAGACGGCCCTGAAGGCAAAATAGTCCAGGTACTGGCGGATAACGGGGGGACGGAAGCGCGCAGGGTGGTCACGGGTCTTTCGGACGGCGTGCGCATGGAAATTGTGGACGGCCTGCGCGAAGGGGAAAAGGTCGTGGCCGGACGCGTCACCAGGGAGGAAATGGACGCCCGGACCGAACTCAAGGGACCGGGCCCCGGAGGACCGCACTGA
- a CDS encoding MacB family efflux pump subunit, with translation MPIIEVSAVSKFFGSGENRVQVLHELSFSIEDGEFVAIVGPSGSGKSTLMNILGCLDKAGSGICRINGQDTADLDPDALSVLRCAHLGFVFQRYNLLSRLSALENVALPAVYAGEGKAERLQRARALLADLDLNDKLRNLPAELSGGQQQRVSIARALMNGGRIILADEPTGALDSASGDNVMKILKELHARGHTVIVVTHDLKVAAHAARVIRISDGRIVSDERTRPHAPAALHGATVRPVLRMTGRLDQLREAVKMSLQAIWAHKLRSCLTMLGIIIGIASVVSVVALGRGSQEKIIADISAMGTNTIDIFPGRGFGDQRAAQITTLTVADADILAQQPYIASSTPNASSSGTLLYRNISVTAQLNGVGAGYFDVKGLEPASGGFFDENAVRRNESVVVIDENTRRRLFPLGQAEGRILLFNSRPLRVVGVVKKKDMGFGPSDTLNIWAPYTTVMYRITGSHSIASITVKVADGVMPLMAERNITRLLTARHGSKDFSTFNTDSIRQTIESATGTMTLLITGIALIALVVGGIGVMNIMLVSVTERTREIGLRMAVGARRVNIMEQFLLEAVLICLVGSVAGIALAGLISVAASMLSLGFSLRFSMDSILLAVACSSFIGTCFGFVPARNASRLNPIEALSRE, from the coding sequence ATGCCGATCATTGAAGTCAGCGCGGTCAGCAAATTTTTCGGCAGTGGCGAAAACCGCGTTCAGGTCTTGCACGAACTGAGCTTTTCCATTGAGGACGGGGAGTTCGTGGCCATCGTGGGGCCGTCCGGCTCGGGAAAGTCCACGCTCATGAATATATTGGGCTGCCTGGACAAGGCCGGCAGCGGCATATGCCGCATCAACGGCCAGGATACGGCCGATCTGGATCCGGACGCCCTGTCTGTCCTGCGTTGCGCGCATCTGGGCTTTGTTTTTCAGCGCTACAATCTGCTGTCCCGGCTGTCGGCCCTGGAAAATGTGGCCCTGCCCGCCGTCTATGCCGGAGAAGGCAAGGCGGAACGCCTGCAAAGGGCGCGCGCCCTGCTTGCGGACCTGGATCTGAACGACAAGCTGCGCAATCTGCCCGCCGAGCTTTCGGGCGGCCAGCAGCAGCGCGTGAGCATCGCGCGCGCCCTGATGAACGGCGGGCGCATCATCCTGGCGGACGAACCCACGGGCGCGCTGGATTCCGCCAGCGGCGACAATGTCATGAAGATTCTGAAAGAGCTGCACGCGCGCGGCCATACGGTCATTGTGGTGACGCACGATCTCAAGGTGGCGGCGCATGCGGCGCGGGTCATCCGTATCAGCGACGGGCGCATCGTTTCCGACGAGCGCACCCGGCCCCATGCCCCGGCCGCGCTCCACGGCGCGACGGTCCGTCCCGTGCTCAGGATGACGGGACGTCTCGACCAGTTGCGCGAGGCGGTCAAAATGTCCCTGCAAGCCATCTGGGCGCACAAGCTGCGTTCCTGCCTGACCATGCTCGGCATTATCATCGGCATTGCCTCGGTGGTTTCCGTGGTGGCTTTGGGACGGGGCTCGCAGGAAAAAATCATCGCCGACATCAGCGCCATGGGCACCAACACCATCGACATCTTTCCCGGCAGGGGCTTCGGCGACCAGCGGGCCGCCCAGATAACCACCCTGACCGTGGCCGATGCGGATATTCTGGCGCAGCAGCCCTATATCGCCAGCAGCACCCCTAATGCTTCATCCAGCGGCACGCTGCTGTACCGCAATATCTCGGTTACGGCGCAGCTCAACGGCGTGGGGGCCGGTTACTTTGACGTGAAGGGCCTGGAACCGGCCTCGGGCGGTTTTTTCGATGAGAACGCCGTGCGCCGCAACGAGTCCGTGGTGGTCATCGACGAGAACACGCGCCGGCGCCTGTTTCCCCTCGGGCAGGCGGAAGGGCGGATTCTGCTCTTCAACAGCCGCCCCCTGCGGGTCGTGGGCGTGGTCAAAAAGAAGGATATGGGCTTCGGCCCTTCGGACACGCTGAATATCTGGGCTCCGTACACCACGGTCATGTACAGGATTACGGGGTCCCACAGCATCGCCTCCATTACGGTCAAGGTCGCGGACGGCGTCATGCCGCTCATGGCGGAGCGGAACATCACGCGGCTGCTCACCGCACGCCACGGCAGCAAGGATTTTTCCACCTTCAACACCGACAGCATCCGGCAGACCATCGAAAGCGCCACCGGCACCATGACTCTGCTTATAACGGGCATAGCCCTTATCGCACTGGTGGTGGGCGGCATCGGCGTCATGAACATCATGCTGGTTTCCGTCACCGAACGCACGCGCGAAATCGGCCTGCGTATGGCCGTGGGCGCGCGGCGCGTCAATATCATGGAACAGTTTCTGCTGGAAGCCGTGCTGATCTGCCTGGTGGGCAGCGTGGCGGGCATAGCTTTGGCCGGTCTGATCAGCGTGGCCGCGAGTATGCTCTCCCTGGGATTTTCACTGCGATTTTCCATGGATTCCATCCTGCTGGCCGTGGCCTGTTCGTCCTTTATCGGCACCTGCTTCGGCTTTGTTCCGGCGCGCAACGCGTCGCGGCTCAACCCCATTGAGGCGCTCTCGAGGGAATGA